The [Eubacterium] siraeum genome contains a region encoding:
- the pyrE gene encoding orotate phosphoribosyltransferase: MTYKESFIKFMVDSGVLTFGEFTLKSGRKAPYFINTGNYKTGAQLAKLGEFYAECIHDNGIEADVLFGPAYKGIPLSVSACVALFNKFGVDASYCFDRKEVKDHGEGGMFVGKQLADGDKVIIIEDVMTSGKALREVLPKLKGAADVNITAMVITVDRMEKALDSDLSAVQSADKDFGVKVYSIVNINDIIGAIENGVIEGKQYLDAMKQYRSTYGVEY, translated from the coding sequence ATGACGTATAAAGAGAGCTTTATTAAATTCATGGTTGACAGCGGAGTTCTTACATTCGGTGAGTTCACACTCAAGAGTGGCAGAAAAGCTCCTTACTTCATAAACACAGGCAACTACAAGACCGGCGCACAGCTTGCAAAGCTCGGTGAGTTCTATGCAGAGTGCATCCACGACAACGGCATTGAAGCCGATGTACTGTTCGGACCTGCCTACAAGGGCATTCCCCTTTCGGTAAGTGCTTGTGTGGCACTGTTCAACAAGTTCGGCGTTGATGCAAGCTACTGCTTTGACAGAAAAGAGGTCAAGGATCACGGCGAAGGCGGTATGTTTGTAGGAAAGCAGCTTGCCGACGGCGATAAGGTAATTATCATAGAAGATGTAATGACATCGGGCAAGGCTCTAAGAGAAGTTCTTCCTAAGCTCAAGGGTGCGGCTGATGTAAATATAACGGCAATGGTAATAACAGTTGACCGTATGGAAAAAGCACTTGACAGCGATTTAAGTGCAGTACAGTCTGCCGACAAGGATTTCGGCGTAAAGGTTTACTCGATTGTTAATATAAACGATATAATCGGTGCCATTGAGAACGGCGTTATAGAGGGCAAGCAGTACCTTGATGCTATGAAGCAGTACCGCAGCACTTACGGCGTAGAATATTAA
- a CDS encoding Rrf2 family transcriptional regulator, with translation MHITLETDYAIRIVDFMVKNDGRFDAKAISEKTYVPQTFAMKILRKLGNAGIVNSYKGTKGGYELGRSPSELSLYDVVEAVEGTYMFSRCLDGHYNCNRAENGLPCNYRIAFARISDIVCDELKKLTFDDFTGKA, from the coding sequence ATGCACATTACTCTGGAAACCGACTATGCTATCAGGATAGTTGATTTTATGGTAAAGAATGACGGCAGATTCGATGCAAAAGCGATTTCCGAAAAGACCTATGTGCCGCAGACATTTGCTATGAAGATTCTTCGGAAGCTGGGAAATGCCGGTATAGTAAACTCGTACAAAGGCACTAAGGGCGGATATGAGCTTGGCAGGTCGCCGTCTGAATTATCGCTGTATGACGTGGTCGAGGCGGTAGAGGGTACATATATGTTCAGCCGTTGCCTTGACGGGCATTATAACTGCAATCGTGCCGAAAACGGTCTTCCCTGCAATTATCGCATAGCGTTTGCCAGAATTTCCGATATAGTATGTGACGAGCTTAAAAAACTCACTTTTGATGATTTTACCGGAAAGGCTTGA